The Hippoglossus hippoglossus isolate fHipHip1 chromosome 4, fHipHip1.pri, whole genome shotgun sequence DNA window aaaatatacgaAGGACTGGGCCACTCACTAGACGTGAGGTATACTGCCTCACCTCTCATGCACTAATATtggcaaaatcaatcaaatgcaggtaaattacatttgataattgaacatgtttgaagaaaaaaaagcctccatcaAAGCTCTCCATtagtagattttcattttattttttacaaaaaggttgGCAGGTCATTCTCTCAGTGACAGCCTCAGATTGGTTCTTAGGGTGCTGATCCCCCTTCATTGTCCTGTATGAagggagagacaagaagagaaataggggatgtggatatttcaagcttattacacaaataaatgattggGCTTGTTAACACATCAACTAACGTTTGTTAAAAACTTGTCATCAACTTTAATTGACTGAATTTATTAAGTAATTGGGCttattaacaaatgaaaactgtgtgtatatttttaactCACCTGTAATGGGAAGAATGTTGCGCTCAGTGGGAGCAGTGATGCTGATTCTTCAGAGAATCATCACACTGAATTTCGATCAGTTCTAATTGCAgactctcctccacttcttctgcATCCATTGAAAACGGAGCCGCAAACAGTGTGATTTCCTTCtcaatgacagaaaaatctTGGAAGCGCTGACTGAATTCTGTCATGAGAGATGtgatcacagacacatattctcCCATTTTTGCAGAGAGCTTGGCATTTGGAAATGCGCATTTGATTTCGGTCAGCGTGGGGAAGTGCGCTACATTGAAGTTGCGCAGTTGTGACTCGAAGAGACGGAGCTTCGCGCGGATATACTTCAGAACTGGctattgttgcattttcttgaGCTTTGTTAGCACGGAAAAACTGTTGCTGCGTTAGCAGGCTAGCTGCCATTTGCTTTACCTTCTCTTTCCGCTCGGCGCCAGTGTAGGACGTGAAGGTCTGATGTTTCGTTTCATAATGCCGTCGTACATTGTACTCTTTCATCACGGCAACACTCTcattgcaaatcaaacaaacacacttccccttggtttctatgaaaaaatattcatttttccacCGAGTCTGAAATTTTCTGCACTCGCTTGAAATCTTGCGTCTCTTCGGTTCCGGCATTTCTGGTGACCCTGAGCAAATTTTTTCTTCGATTGCTTGCTTTGTGGAGACGCTGCCTTGTTCAAGACAatagcgccacctagtgtttaaaCTAAGAAGTGCAATACAGTGGGCCATAGTCcattatatttttagactttgATACGGGCCAATTAAAAATGGATGGCGGGCCGCAGTTGGCCCGCGGGCCGTAGTTTGGACACCCCTGGTTTAAGGCAAGGACCCTTagcaggacatgtctgaaaaggtCTTTAGTAACTTCACACCAAGCTGTTCTACGTCACTGCAGCAAGTTAGGAAACTTCATTGGATCATTGGAGGAGTTTCAGCTGGTGAAAAAAATGTTACCTTTGCACTACTTAGAATCCTCCAAGGTGCACAGAGCAAACATCCTTGTTCAAAGGTCCTTTAATTGACAGAGCAAAGTTAACACATAAAACCAGTTTCTGTGTAAGTTGGAGTGAATGAGCTCAGCGAGACACGACCGAAACTGACTCGTCAAACAAACCCTTGACCAAAGGCCTGGACCTGTTTATATGCTGTAATGGATTGTTTGGGTATAAAGCGAATTTATAGTCTTTCCTTCATGTGGTTTGCAACAGTCCGTTTAGACCAAGtatcttgtaaaaaaaacacagactgtgtataaagatggacgatagATGTCGACTCCtcccattttttaaaaatgaagctaaagtGTCCTGGGTATGGGATCcgccagctgtcaatcatgatatttcataacatttttaaagcatcaaataatcTATACAATATCGAATTATTAAGATAAAAGGAAAAATTAAcaccataaaaagaaaaacatattaaaggcatttgatttgattcatagtcaaatccactaacatggaggatgctgggtttatgacctatactacaaCCAGCCACATGAGGGTGATCATGAAGATTCAGCTTTACGGGTGAGGAgctgtcgtgtcgtccatcttattATACAGACGACCGATAAACTATTTTAGCAAAACAGCTAACTTAGCCTGTATGTGTTTTAGGTATTACCACTTTGTAAAATGCAATACATCCCAATGTCACatttcttaaaggttcagtgtgtaggatttagtggcatctagtggtgaggttgcaaATTGCAACCAGCTTAATATCCCTCGTCTCACATCTATCTTCCCAACCAGGTAACCAGGTGTTTGGTTTGTTCgtagaaatgtagaaaaaaacagCTAAATTAAATTGCTGACCCTCTTAAGtcctacacactggtcctttaatgACTTTTTAATAAGTCACAACACCACATTCTTCATATGCATTTCTTATGAAGCAGCAAATCCACACAGCTGAATAGACAACATGTGAAATCAAACACTGTACGAACCCTGTTACATCATCATCTGTCTTCTCTTCCAGATGACTGCCGACACTCTGCAAAACCAAACTGGAACTTCTGTGGAGGTTCGGACTCTTTGCTTTGGAAGTTGAGGCCGATAAGAGTTTTTAATTCACAAAGGAGCTGGAGCCTGAAACGTCTGGAATACACTGGTGGTGAATGAAATAAGACTTCGTAGATTATTACCTGCATTTTGTGGTGGTGGCTTCCCTATTCAGCAGGCTGGGAGTGGCTGTACGATGCCTGAACTGCATAACTTTCCCCCCCTGAGGGTCCCCAGTGACCCTGAACTGGGTTTAAATGGACCCGCAGACCCAGCTCGAATTCAGCACAGTATcctggaggagcaggtggagctgtGGTGGTTCAGAGATCCCGGGAAGTCTCTGCTCTGCTACTGCGTGGCCGTGCTCCTGATCCTGGGCTGTGGGCTGGGAGGCGTTGGCCttctctccaccaccaccagcgTCTCCAGCGAATGGCGTCTGGGCGTGGGCACGGCCCTCTGCCTGCTCGCCCTGGGAGTGCTGCTCAAACAGCTGCTCAGCTCGGCCGTGCAGGACATGAATTGCATTCGAAGCCGCCAGCGCATTGACATGCTAAAGAGCGGCGGTTTATCCGACCTCCTTGTGGTTTCCATCACGGGGCTGTCACTGTTGATTTGCGGAGGGGTTCTGCTGCGTCTGGCCCTGGCGAACCACATGCCGAAGCCAGGCCAGGCCCTTAATGACATGTACATCTCTGGAGTGGTTCTGCTGGCTGGAGGGGGGGCGGCAGTAGTGGGTGTTGGGATTTATTCCGTCGTGGTGATCCTGCTTGAGAGGACAAGGCACGGACGAAGGCTGATGGACCGGGTGTTTAATGTCTTCACTGTCTCTGGACGCATGGAGCGCCAGGGTCGCAGAGAGACCACCTCCAGTCTGGCGAACCTCATATGAGACAGAACCACAATAAAAGTGTGTAATTTAATATCTGAACATTTAGCCTCACGTTAGAGGGATAATGATGAAAACACTCTTTACATACTGTACGTCGCATGGGACATATCTGCTCGGTGAAGATGTAGTTAACGAGTCCTcaagtgtttgtatttttgttttgtccgcAGGTCTCTGACAGAGACGCAGGCTCAACAAGGAGAAATGCTGATTCCATTAGTATTTAGAacgatttttcttttcaatgaaaAGCACAGATTCTATCGGGTGAAATATCAGTTCCAAAACAGGAGTGGAGTGTTTTCATGTTATTGTTATCACACAGAATTTATTACAAAGGATCTATGATGTGAGCATCACCTACAATGGTCCCATATGATTACGCTCTTGTCAAATAATCTCTGACGATGTAACACAAAGTTGTAAGTCTACACGACGTTGGCTGAGACATCTCACACAAGTGCACTGACAGAAAAGTTATTGCACGAATgaaaaagccacaacacaaatgctATCGCTACAACTTAgatgcaaaagccacaacacaactgtaaaacccacacaatggaaacacaaccacaatgaGCAGAGATACTTACTGCGGTCACTGTCGCCTGGAAAACCCAGTCAAGCCAATCGctgcttaaaggttcagtgtgtagaatttagtgacatctagtggtgaagttgtgatttgcagctgaatacccctcaacTCACCCTCCCTTCcaaagggagaaagagataatatggtagccttcagttgtcataaaaactcaaaaggtgtaaaaaacatggcggcctccgtagagaggacctgctaccgatgtaaatataaaattctacggtaaagaaaacaacaattcgtacaatttagatgaaacacacaagtaaaaacatcagtaggattattttatattcaattttctGCTAATGGATCCTTTCCTGTTATGGTACAGGTGCATTCTTTCGGGTTTTGCGTGCTTCAGGCAGTGCTTTGCTCActtctgttgtggttgtgttgcttttgcagttgtgttttccGTTAAGGCccttgtgtgggtgtgtctcgACCTCAGTACCACGCAGATGGAGAAACAGGAAGCTGGTTTGTCAAAGGTGATATGAGGTTGTGGTTAAAGGGGCCAGTTGCACGTcggtgtgtgtgtaatgtatcTGTTCTAAACATGTATCCTGTCAAAGTGCTCTTGGACCACACCTCTGTCCTCTACCGACACTGATGATCGGTGATTGTAAGTCGTCGTGGATCAGAGCACGAGCTGAACAGCTGTAAATAGTAATTACAAAATCCAGTGATATACGGGACGAcataaacaggaaaaataatcttttaaaaaaaaaattcttgtCATTTGTAATTCATGCACCGACCCTCACCCTGTCCATATGTTCTCATGAAGTTCTGTGCAGCTGATGAACCTGACTGTGGATGGTGATGAGGCGAGAGCTTCAACGTGGCTCTTAAATTAATCCCTCAGTTGAATAATAAGTGATTATGATCCATGCAGCAGGACTTTGGTGTAATATTTGTCTGCCTGTAACACGAGAAGACGACATGATTGTTTATCAGAGAATTATATCGGAGCACTTTATCGACTGTACGTGGatcatttgtggttttgtgcATCGACTCAGTATTTTCTCGGCCGTGactcctgcagctccttgtttttactttaaccTGCTTCTTCTGTATTTGAGATATTACACCGAATCAATTGATTGTGTGTAACGCAACATGTTCACTCACTTTGCAGGAGTCATGGAGAATCACCATCTCCTCCAAtctgttgagttttttttaacttcttggctctttgtttttaatcatgatTCTGAATGTGAATGTTCTCATCAAACCATGTGGGTGAGAGTTAAGCAATAAAGCTCAGATGAACCAAACTGTGCATCACCGACCCGGCACCGAccgacaaacacagacattgagTTTCACACATCTTCTGGGGTTAAAAAATAGTTTGCTGAGAtcagactttcaaaataaaacaggaaacgcAGTGGAACACAATTCTAAACACAGAGTGgaacacagaatgaaaacaaggaaacacaggTAAAGGTCAAATAACCAAAAGTGTCCATAATAAGAATAGTCCACAGAACTATTTATCCAAGATTTAAACGTCCAAAAACATGACATTGACTTCCaatttctttttgcattttcGATCCCCGAAGCACTTAAGTGAAATAAAGTTTTGCCTTTAACTTTTATGAGGATTTATTTGAAGAAACTCGGAGCTCTACAGTAGCCATGACTTTGCCTTCAGCATGGGGCCGTAGTTGGAGGTGACAACTGAAGTCCCGGCACTTTCTGGATTCATTAGATGTATTTTGGGCTCAGATAACAGAACACGATCGGTCCCCACAAggtagagaagaagaaatgactGTTGGATCCATAACATCAACGTTGTGGCCTGTCATAGAATTTCAGTGTGCTTGCAAAAAGGTCGAACTGGGTCGTCAATATGTTAAATCATCTTTCACTGAATTAGGTAAATCTACAGTCTGCTGACACGACTGCGTTGTTATTACAGAGTCTCGTTTCCAGAGGCGTTAATACATTTACtctgaaatgcaaaaaacaaaccatCATGACGCTGACGAGAGAAAAACCGACGTGTTTGTGAAATGTTACCAAAAGATGTGAAGAGTAATTCCTCACGTCGCTTTGCAGAAGAACCTCAGAAGAGCTCCTGCATTGTGTCAcattggtctgtgtgtgtgtgtgtgtgtgtgtgtgtgtgtgacagtcgAGCCTCTTTatctgcctgcacacacacaaacacacacacacacaccctattGCCTTGAGACAAAAGGGGTCACACAGTTAACCATTGTTGGTGTGATGACAGACAGCAAACTGAAGGCACAATGCACAAGGCGGCAATCTGCAGGGGCTGGTATAAACTAGCaccactctctcacacacagacacacacacactcataaatccTGTAATCCTTACTTACACCAATCTGTCTTTTGACCTTAAGTATACAGTAGCGATGGCAGCCTGTGTATCCGTGCATGGCAGCGAGAGGTGGGCAGAGCGAGCAGGGAGACAGGTCGGCTGCTGAGGAGAGGCAGGTGTGTGGGAGGAGGATTCAGAGCCTCTCTGTGAAAAACAGACTAAATGTGATCCGCTGAAGCTTCCTGTAAATCCAGATCAACATTTGAACATCTTTTCTCCCCCGCCTGACACTTATGTTTAGGGAAACGTATGTGGTAGCGTTTCTGACATTCTTTTAAATCCTAAGTGTCAAGGCTTTATTAGTTTGGTTATAAATCTGCTGGAGGTCGTCTTAGTAAATTCAGTAACGTTTACCACCCACGTCTGCACAGGAACGACCCTGTTTAGTTTCATCTAGATGCTTCTCTTGCAATCTGAGTTTGGACAAATTCATTCTGAGTGAGTCATTAATTGTGAATGTGGTAATTAGTGGGTTTAAGATATGATGGTAGGTGGATTTTGTTAAtttcagacagagacaaactacCAGTTTTTAGGCAAATCTAAGATCTCGAATATAACGTAGATAAGtgtttttcaaaaatgaaaTCCTCCCTTTAATCCTAATACACTGCAAGTCGGGCCTTAGCAGCAGTACACACACTACTGAGTGctatattgttttaaatattagtaaataatatattattagtattataatTATTAGCAGATCTGTCCACTATGTCAAATTGTTCTGCATTTCAGGGAATCGTATTATTCATCTTtaacaaataattcaaacaGTCCTGCGAGGAAGTACaagcaaataaaacaacaaaaaacaattgtAAATAAGATACAAAAGAATagtttatttccaaatatatcCCTTTGTTTCCTATGGACAAACAGTAGTCGATAAATTAATGAAAACTCACACATTTAATACAAATCCTCATTGGTGTCTGAAATATCCTCTTACACGAGACAGCGGGCTGATTATAATCCAAGGGTTTTGTTCTCGATAGCAGTGATGCAATAAAATGACTCAGGAGCTTTTGGCAGTGCAGCTGAACCGAGGCGGTGCGGTGCATGCacaacagaggagagggggggggggggagagagtaTTGGCGTGCAAAGGtcaacacacaaaagaaaaaataaagaaaaaactgattACCTCAACATATTGTCAATATTCTGAGattctgcagagacacaaatccCCTCCGGTTATTTTACCTTTGTGCTCTCCGGCCTCCTGATCCCCACTTTCCTGCCCCTCTATGCAATTTCCTTAGGAGACCACCAAGTATGGTATAGACAACAGTTAACaggatgaataaaaatgtgtccgCCTCAAAGCAGCGAGCGGATTTCGATCACCAGGACAAGGTTAAAGACCCCGCGGGAGTGTGTCGGCAATATTATGTTACATTGCCAACGCCTCCAACAATATTGTGCCTTATTAATCATTGATCTGGTCGCTGGTATTAGTTTCAGGGCACCGGGGATTATGTTCACAGTGCTTAAGGTGAAGATACATCGATGATTCTTTAAGGCAATGAACGTATAATAGATCAGGTTCCAGCAAAATGTGAGGGATGAAGATTAATGACAGAGTTTATGTGAAAGTGGATATTAAGGACAGAAGATATAAGGAATAAAAACCCTTATAATTAAAGATACTGAAGGATGGAGAAGTGAGAAAAATGCTGCATtgaacataaacaaaaacaaaaatccatttTGAGATTTTGATTtcacaaattaataaaataattgtaaaaagCAATTCATGATCTGCAATCtcgaaaaatgaaaaatgaaaaatgatccATTACAGTTACCGAATCCAGGCGCTATATAATCAGTTCCAGTGGGAAAGCAGAgaagttaaaataaagtttcattcaATTCTAtatttgagttaaaaaaaaaaaattctttccCCAAATTCTTCAGTAAATTGACCTCATGGGAAACGAGAGCTCGCCAGAACCAGACAGTGAAACCAGGTTATCAGTtcattattcacattttttaaatattgaagtCCTGAggaacctttaaaaaaacagaatcacaggtcagaggtgacGCAACAGCCTTTCCCATCTGAGCCGGAAGGGATGACgccttgtttcctctcagagTCGGTGAAATGTCCTCCTGCACTTGTCCTCTGCAGTTCATTAGAGACGGGGaggtggagaaacagaggagaggaaaggagaggagaggagaggagagggagaggaagaggaaaaggaagaggagaggacgtgaggagagggagaggaagaggaagaggaagagggagagggagaggaagaggaaaaggaagaggagaggacgtgaggagagaagaggaagaggaagaggggaggagaggaggagaggaggagaggaggagatccaTTCGTCTAGCAGCATCTGTGCCCTTTAGTTTGTCCGGAGCTGGTAATCTGCCAAGAAACGTagcagagcattaacacagctTTCTTCCACTCATCACCCCTGCACATCACATTACTGCCAATATAAGCCCTGTTAAATCCCTAAACAAGATTCCCACTAATTCCAGTGCCACTCTACAAAATCACATTAACGATATTTAATACACTAACTTACAGAAATCTGAGACTACGACGAGTCTCTGGAAGAAAACGATCAGATGACATCAATCGATCACATTTATTAAAGTGCAGCGTTTGTAATATATAACAATCTTCAATTAGCAAAATCAGAtgttatgaaatatgaaaactgCTGCTCAATAACACACGATACTAAATGGACATAAATATGTGGACGGGGATGACAgcatatttgtacttttacttctgGGTCATTATTGAAAATCCTAATTTCAATTTGTgctaaacaaacaataatagaCAATTCCATGTTTCCAATTTTGTGGAAAAGCAATTTCCTCTTTCAACATGTCCCTGTAGCCTATTGAAAGTCAGGTCCATAGAGGACTGAGGTGAAACATTTAATGGTCACAAATCTCTTCCAAAATCTCGTCAAACACCTTCGCAGAGTTTGGAATTTTAGATGTTAAACAAAGATGTAAAGTTTAAAATCAATATAACCCTCTGAAGAGGCATCAACTCCAATTCCCAAATAAAAACTCACACGTTCTAACATCACAAAAACATCCATAGCAGCAGAGCTTGTCCACTTCAGCCCATGTGACTGATCTGAGTACAGCCGCTGCAGTGTGATCAGATTCAGACCAGTGACgctgtgtgtcagtgaagtCGTCCCGACCTAAACGCCTGTTCATCACTCATTAATAAGTCAGGCCACAGTATCAGGGTGTTGTATAATCCAGTGTGTGCGTAGCGCTGACTGAAATGTGATCGTCAGCGTCTTCCCTCCCTGTGTTGCTGATGGCAACAATAAGAGAAAGGTGATAGCCTCCCTCTCCAGTCCCGCCTAACTTCACCACTCTTCAGTCTCTCACTgtcttcaccctcctcccccgccgctgcctcctcctcctcctcctcctcctcctcctcctcctcctctctcttctgctTCCTGGCCGATGTCGCGGCGAGGCGACAGTAACCTTGGCATTTGCTGAGTGCCACCCTGGGAGCCTCCTGGCACTTGGCGGCATCACTCAACCTCCGCAGCTCCTGACTCGCACCCGACAAAAAGCCAAGTAATGGATATGACTGATGTAACTGGGCCAGGATCATTCCTGGGCTGCAGGTGAGAAACTTAGACGATTTCTGGCAGCGGTTCAGCGAAGGTGTCGGGCTTCCATCTCCATAACATTCCCATTTACCCCCCACTGAGGTGAACTGGTGAGGAGGATTTTGCTGTGGTGTCATCAATATACTGCAGCTTTAAACGATGCATATAACATTCAGGTTCTAATTTTAATATAGGTTGTTACTTGAAGAGGTTCACATGCCCTAATTTACAGAGAACGCATcatccattgctgcagctcctcttttcagcctctgtctgaaacactgttttagctcctgtctctttaagccccccccccccccgataaagcccagtctAATCTGATTGGCCAGTTGGGATTGGTGAACTGCTTCCAGCTCAAGTAGGAAATGTCGACTCCTGTTGAACTAAATACGAAGCGTctcaggagcttcagtgtttcttttgcctttttcacttcactttttacattcacaaaaaaattgAATGAAAGCTTAAAACTCACTAAACACTAAATTCCTCGGTATCATCTGTGACAACTGTGACGCTGATGGATTCATTCCCACCGAATCTCAAGGTCCCAGCTGAAGGTTTTCACAAACAAATCCCGCTGCCTTTTCTTAATAAGTCGCCCTATTCAAATGTGGACACTTTACCCCGACCCGAACCTGAAATCTGCCACAAGCCAGAACCCCTAAAGGAAGTTTCTATCCCTGGCATCCTGTGCCGTGTCACTCTACACCCCCCGAGGCCACGGCTCCTGGTGATAGAGGCAGGTAATGGATATGATGGATGCTACGCAGCTGGGTTCATTCCTGGGCCACACGCTGAAAAGTGATGTAGAAAGACTGATTCTGACACGGCTCTCAcaaggaaaacatttcttttaaccTCAGGGTAACCTGCGATCTGCCGACAGGCGCAGACTTGAAGACTTCCTGCTTTGAAGGAACAAAAACTTGAACTTCAAAATGAGAAGAAATACATCTTCATAATAAATTACTTTCATTGTGTGATTATGTCtaatttaacttaacttttgTTATCATTTGTAAGCTCAaccaaggagtttatgttttaattGGGGTTTGTTAGTTAGGATAATGCAGAAATGTGGAGGGGTGGAACCCAGTCTGTTACATAAAGCTGCTACTGTAACTTCAGTCTTTAGCACCAGAATCTCTGATCTCATGTTACCTTGTTTAGAAAAAGCCCACAATCTCAATGGGTTCCATATATTTAAACTCAAACCCaacttaatgtgtttttatgagagTGTGAGGTGTGAAGAGTTTTTCAGTGTGTTCTTTTCTCACCTCCACTTTGTGTAATGTAGCGCACCCACGGCAAGGCGTGGTAACCGCTCTTCTCTATGATCTTCAGGTATCGCACCTGAGGAGGGAACAAGGGTTTAACACACGGGGGGGTCATTTCAGTCgctgacacagaaacactgtgtAATATAAAGGTCATCTAGTGAAAGCCCTGCTATCTTCACGTAACCTTTAATCCTCTAACTTCTTCTTCAGTGATAGCATCCCATTTAGAAGCTCATTAGATTATAAGTAAAAGCAAATTCCACAAAATAAGtagaggcttttattttggagttTTCACAAGGTGTCgataaaatgtacaaaagtaaatcTGACTGCGACCaaagtttttatattaaagcaTCATATAGCCTAGAGTATATTTAATTTGCCATTTGCTTTGCTTTATTCTAAGTTTAACACTCTACCATCAGCAGTGATATAAAGAAAGAAGAGTGTGAGTTGATTTCAAACAACAGAAACCTCCCGGATTACGAGAAGATTTAATAAATCACCTATTTAATCTCGTACTGGTAACGTTCCAGTTTGTTTTCCcttcatgtgtgaatgtgtaaccGTGGGTTGTTGAAACTAGGAAGTAGgattcaaaaaaacaaaagagcacaAACAAACGGGTCCAACCTGAATTCCAGACACAGTGAAATAAGGGATCTCAAAGTTAACTGTGATCGGTCTCttcccctccagctcctcgCTGTCCACGCTGGGGAGCCCAAAGTGGGCCCGCATCAAGTACTCCTTACCaccctgtacacacacacacagagacagacacacacacacacacacacacacacacacacacacacacacacacacacacacacacacacacacacacacacacacacacacacacacacacacacacacacacacacacacacacacaaagttgtgTTATCAGGTCAGATAAGGCAGTTTTATTGGTTTGATGAATTCTGTTCCCAGTTGTCCGACTTCCAATTAACACCGGGTTGTTTTGtccaaaatcaaaacaaagttgATATTCATGGCAACGACTCCCATGTCACCATCAAGGTGAATCAGAGGTCTGTTCATTTAGCGTTTGTCGAGCACGTCCAGGCCATAAAAACATGAAGCAGGTTAATCATTCTTTATACCATGCACAGAgttttgttaatgttgttgtACTTTGGTTTTATTCATGAAAATCAGTTCctattttgacttttaaagcCCAGAATCTTTGGTATTAATTCACTATTTAagtgtaacatttaaaaatcatggCTGAACAATCGagaaacaccaaacacacactcgtacatatcagtcccctgaatattACTGATTATTTGAATCAAGATCCTTCAATTATTCCATTGGAAATTggcaaaaatatataaaaactgttgtgttaagaaagtgaaagaaataatTCCTGGATTCGGAGCTATGCCAAAATTGAATAGGTTCTTTCTTtgctcatgtcccatccctccaccaaatTTGGTGTAAATCCATTTGGTGGTTTTTATATAATTCTGGTTTTactcgtttcttttttttttgttccagagcgtgtttgtctctgctgtcACCAGAATATAaattcttcaaaataaaaggtcaatgtttttaaaataaactcttAGAGAGGTTGTCTGTCATCTTCATGAACTATATCTACTCAGTAATTCATCACACCTCCAGTCTGTCATTGCTTGTTACTTCCTATCCTCCCGTTCGTGCTTGACTCTGCAGAACATTCTTCTGTGTCACAGTCAAACTTTGAACGCAATAAAATCATGTGTCCTCATAAAGAATCACAGTTATCAGTTATGTGTTTTATGGGGAACAAATATAAAGTGGTGGTTGATTGTGATAAGAGAGTCGTAAACTCACTAATCCATCAGTTATCTGAATCTCTGTTCTGCAAACATCAAGTTGCCTGAACAGGGGATGTGGTTTAAGCTTTTTAGAAATCGCTCCATTTACCATCAGCTATTTTATAATCATTGATACATCAACCTTTTTTACTGATTTCTCATTTATTGTCGGGTAGATTATTATCAGCTGTAGCCAAGGGCGGGGGTGATAA harbors:
- the LOC117760323 gene encoding transmembrane protein 125 encodes the protein MPELHNFPPLRVPSDPELGLNGPADPARIQHSILEEQVELWWFRDPGKSLLCYCVAVLLILGCGLGGVGLLSTTTSVSSEWRLGVGTALCLLALGVLLKQLLSSAVQDMNCIRSRQRIDMLKSGGLSDLLVVSITGLSLLICGGVLLRLALANHMPKPGQALNDMYISGVVLLAGGGAAVVGVGIYSVVVILLERTRHGRRLMDRVFNVFTVSGRMERQGRRETTSSLANLI